One region of Candidatus Methylomirabilota bacterium genomic DNA includes:
- a CDS encoding glycosyl transferase, which translates to MPTSPPSLEFVSKPLEAPIRAELFGIERLEQHAESLAAAQPVLGESGRGRSLLPRVQDNGRVLREGYREIAKAIREERAITPAAEWLVDNFHIVDEQLREIRDDLPPGFYRELPKLADGPLLGYPRVYGIAWAFVAHTDSRFDPDALRRFVLAYQRVQPLTVGELWAVAITLRVVLVENLRRLTESIVRGRAARQAADALADELLGLSGRPLETAAWALQEFEDAPLATAFAVQLVQRLRDQDPAVTPALLWLNERLAGQGTTPDDIVRVEHQRQAAMNVTVRNVIMSMGLMSALDWTEFFESVSLIDGVLQADPGYAAMDFATRDSYRHAIEELARGSRRSELEIAREAIARAAASDLHDGRQDDPGFYLVGDGRRAFELSLGCRAPLARRLLRAYVAGATPGYLGTIAVLTLAILAPPLLGAWASGAGAATLLVLGLVAAFPASDLAIALLNRVVTALLTPGALPRLELRDGVPPPLRTMIVVPTLLTRAA; encoded by the coding sequence ATGCCCACCTCTCCTCCTTCCCTGGAGTTCGTCTCCAAGCCCCTCGAAGCGCCCATCCGGGCGGAGCTCTTCGGCATCGAGCGCCTGGAACAGCACGCCGAGAGCCTGGCCGCCGCCCAGCCCGTCCTCGGCGAGTCGGGCCGGGGTCGCTCATTGTTGCCACGCGTCCAGGACAACGGGCGCGTGCTGCGCGAGGGATATCGCGAGATCGCCAAGGCCATCCGAGAAGAACGCGCGATCACGCCGGCGGCGGAATGGCTGGTCGACAACTTCCACATCGTGGACGAACAGCTGCGCGAGATCCGCGACGACCTGCCCCCGGGCTTCTACCGCGAGCTGCCCAAGCTGGCCGACGGCCCTCTCCTCGGGTACCCGCGCGTCTACGGAATCGCCTGGGCGTTCGTCGCGCATACGGATAGCCGGTTCGATCCGGACGCGCTCCGCCGGTTCGTGCTTGCCTACCAGCGCGTTCAGCCCCTGACCGTTGGCGAGCTGTGGGCAGTCGCCATCACCCTGCGGGTGGTGCTCGTCGAGAATCTTCGGCGCCTGACGGAGAGCATCGTCCGGGGGCGGGCGGCGCGTCAGGCGGCGGACGCGCTCGCGGATGAGCTGCTCGGGCTCAGCGGACGCCCGCTCGAGACGGCGGCCTGGGCCCTCCAGGAGTTCGAGGATGCGCCGCTGGCCACCGCCTTCGCGGTGCAGCTCGTCCAGCGGCTGCGTGATCAGGATCCCGCCGTGACGCCCGCCCTCCTGTGGCTGAACGAGCGGCTGGCCGGCCAGGGGACGACGCCCGACGACATCGTGCGGGTCGAGCATCAGCGGCAGGCCGCCATGAACGTGACCGTCCGGAACGTGATCATGAGCATGGGCTTGATGTCTGCCCTGGACTGGACGGAGTTCTTCGAGAGCGTCAGCCTGATCGACGGCGTGCTCCAGGCGGACCCCGGCTACGCGGCCATGGACTTTGCCACCCGCGACAGCTACCGCCACGCGATCGAGGAGCTCGCGAGAGGCTCGCGCCGCTCGGAGCTCGAAATCGCCCGCGAGGCGATTGCTCGGGCGGCGGCAAGCGATCTGCACGACGGCCGCCAGGATGACCCCGGCTTCTATCTCGTGGGCGACGGTCGCCGGGCCTTCGAGCTGTCGCTCGGCTGCCGGGCTCCCCTCGCTCGCCGGCTGCTCCGCGCCTACGTCGCGGGGGCCACGCCCGGGTATCTGGGAACCATCGCCGTCCTCACCCTCGCGATTCTCGCTCCACCCCTTCTCGGGGCCTGGGCCTCCGGCGCGGGGGCGGCCACGCTCCTCGTGCTCGGGCTGGTGGCGGCGTTCCCGGCCTCCGATCTGGCCATCGCTCTGCTGAATCGCGTCGTCACGGCCTTGCTCACGCCGGGCGCGCTTCCGCGCCTCGAGCTTCGTGACGGCGTGCCGCCACCCCTGCGCACCATGATCGTCGTGCCGACCCTGCTGACCCGCGCCGCG
- a CDS encoding fatty acid desaturase yields MTYHLWIIPLVAVALAQLAAVATSVYLHRGLAHRALVLHPFTDVCFRAILWLTTGQNRREWVAVHRKHHTFTDQEGDPHSPRLFGVWRVQLLNVYYYMREARNPETLRTFAPDITEDWWDRTVFSWGLSGLGVGIALLCLTFGVWVGLSAALIHAVLFVFVLSPLINGLGHWRGAQNFANTAYNSRALAWVTGGESLHNNHHAHPRAPKFSMGRFEFDPSWVVIRCLAAVGLAKVTGVPVRIPRS; encoded by the coding sequence ATGACATATCACCTGTGGATCATCCCGCTCGTCGCCGTCGCGCTCGCGCAGCTCGCGGCGGTGGCGACGTCGGTGTACCTGCATCGGGGGCTCGCCCATCGAGCCCTGGTCTTGCACCCTTTCACGGACGTCTGTTTTCGGGCTATCCTCTGGCTCACCACGGGCCAGAACCGCCGGGAATGGGTGGCCGTCCACCGCAAGCACCACACATTCACCGATCAGGAGGGCGATCCCCACAGCCCTCGACTGTTCGGGGTCTGGCGTGTCCAGCTTTTGAACGTGTATTATTACATGCGAGAAGCGCGCAATCCCGAGACGCTCCGGACGTTCGCGCCGGACATCACGGAGGACTGGTGGGACCGCACGGTGTTCTCCTGGGGTCTGAGTGGCCTCGGGGTGGGCATCGCGCTGCTCTGCTTGACGTTCGGCGTGTGGGTTGGCCTGTCGGCGGCACTGATCCACGCGGTTCTGTTCGTGTTCGTTCTGTCACCGCTGATCAACGGCCTGGGGCACTGGCGGGGGGCCCAGAACTTCGCGAATACGGCCTACAACTCGCGCGCCCTGGCCTGGGTGACGGGCGGCGAGAGCCTGCACAACAACCACCACGCGCACCCGCGGGCCCCGAAGTTCAGCATGGGCCGGTTCGAGTTCGATCCCTCGTGGGTGGTCATCCGGTGCCTGGCCGCCGTCGGACTGGCGAAGGTTACCGGAGTGCCTGTGCGGATTCCTCGAAGCTGA
- a CDS encoding GlsB/YeaQ/YmgE family stress response membrane protein, whose amino-acid sequence MYLDIVATWALVGLTAGGLAESLIRPGGYGLLADLLLGLAGSLVGTVIFHALAMPPEAGWFVMAVVAFAGAGSMILGQRWWYTHA is encoded by the coding sequence ATGTATCTCGACATCGTGGCCACGTGGGCTCTGGTGGGACTGACGGCGGGCGGCCTGGCCGAATCCCTCATCAGGCCTGGAGGCTACGGGCTGCTCGCGGACCTCCTCCTCGGCCTGGCGGGAAGCCTCGTCGGCACCGTGATCTTCCACGCGCTCGCCATGCCTCCGGAGGCCGGCTGGTTCGTGATGGCCGTCGTGGCATTTGCCGGCGCCGGCAGCATGATCCTGGGCCAGCGGTGGTGGTACACGCACGCCTAG
- a CDS encoding RNA-binding protein: MAHKLFIGGLSFSTSEQSLRELFATAGSVESAAVVTDRDTGRSRGFGFVEMATAEDADAAAKKFNGQIVDGRTLKVEVANSAGSGGAGRGGGSGSSGRNRW, encoded by the coding sequence ATGGCTCACAAATTATTCATCGGAGGCTTGTCCTTCTCCACGTCCGAACAGAGCCTGCGCGAGCTGTTCGCGACGGCGGGCAGCGTCGAATCGGCCGCGGTGGTGACCGACCGCGACACGGGGCGCTCCCGCGGGTTCGGCTTCGTCGAGATGGCGACGGCCGAAGACGCCGATGCGGCGGCCAAGAAATTCAATGGCCAGATCGTGGACGGCCGGACCCTGAAGGTCGAGGTCGCGAATTCTGCAGGCTCGGGCGGTGCGGGAAGAGGCGGCGGGTCAGGGAGCAGCGGCAGGAATCGCTGGTAG
- the groES gene encoding co-chaperone GroES → MAQATKTNLHPLHDRIMVKRIEETEVRRGGLIIPDSAKEKPQEGKVVAVGKGTVNEDGKKTPLDVKAGDRVLFGKYSGSEVTLDGEEYLIMKEEDVLGILGS, encoded by the coding sequence ATGGCTCAGGCAACGAAGACCAACCTGCACCCGCTTCACGACCGCATCATGGTCAAACGGATCGAGGAGACAGAAGTTCGGCGCGGCGGCCTCATCATCCCGGACAGCGCCAAGGAGAAGCCGCAGGAGGGCAAGGTTGTCGCGGTCGGCAAAGGCACCGTGAACGAGGACGGCAAGAAGACCCCCCTCGACGTCAAGGCTGGCGATCGCGTGCTGTTCGGCAAGTATTCCGGGAGCGAGGTCACCCTGGACGGCGAGGAGTACCTGATCATGAAGGAGGAGGACGTTCTCGGCATTCTCGGCTCCTAG
- the groL gene encoding chaperonin GroEL (60 kDa chaperone family; promotes refolding of misfolded polypeptides especially under stressful conditions; forms two stacked rings of heptamers to form a barrel-shaped 14mer; ends can be capped by GroES; misfolded proteins enter the barrel where they are refolded when GroES binds), whose protein sequence is MAKQLLFKEEARAALLRGVNVIAHAVKVTLGPKGRNVVLDKKYGSPTITKDGVAVAKEIELKDHYENMGAQMIKEVASKTSDLAGDGTTTATVLAQAIYRGGLRNVTAGANPMGLQRGIEQAVEKVVEELKKLSKSTKDKKEIAQVATIASNNDKTIGSLIAEAMEKVGKDGVITVEEAKGMETTLEVVEGMQFDRGYLSPYMVTDPARMEAVLEDCVILIHEKKLSSMKEMLPLLEQVAQAGKPLLIIAEEVEGEALATLVVNKLRGTLHCAAVKAPGFGDRRKAMLEDIATVTGGKAITEDLGIKLENLKLADLGKAKKVVVDKDNTTIIEGGGKTSAIEGRIKQLRMQIEESTSDYDKEKLQERLAKLAGGVAIVKVGAATETAMKEKKARVEDALNATRAAVEEGIVPGGGVALLRASKALDSLSLKLSGDEATGAEIVRRALEEPIRQIVQNAGLEGSVVVEKVKAAKDVAYGFDAESNEYADMMQTGIIDPTKVERIALQNAASIASLLLTTEALITDLPENVTSGGMPPMPHEDY, encoded by the coding sequence ATGGCAAAGCAGCTCCTGTTCAAAGAGGAAGCCCGCGCGGCGCTCCTGCGCGGCGTCAACGTCATCGCACACGCGGTCAAGGTCACCCTGGGGCCGAAAGGGCGGAACGTCGTCCTCGACAAGAAGTACGGCAGTCCGACCATCACGAAGGATGGCGTGGCCGTCGCCAAGGAGATCGAGCTCAAGGATCATTACGAGAACATGGGGGCCCAGATGATCAAGGAGGTGGCCTCCAAGACCTCCGACCTGGCCGGGGACGGGACGACCACCGCCACCGTGCTGGCCCAGGCCATCTACCGCGGGGGCCTGAGGAACGTGACGGCGGGGGCGAACCCCATGGGGCTCCAGCGGGGCATCGAGCAGGCCGTGGAGAAGGTGGTCGAGGAGCTGAAGAAGCTGTCGAAGTCCACCAAGGACAAGAAGGAGATCGCCCAGGTCGCCACCATCGCTTCCAACAACGACAAGACCATCGGCAGCCTGATCGCCGAGGCCATGGAGAAGGTGGGCAAGGACGGCGTCATCACGGTGGAAGAGGCCAAGGGGATGGAGACCACCCTCGAGGTCGTCGAGGGGATGCAGTTCGATCGCGGCTACCTGTCTCCGTACATGGTGACCGACCCCGCGCGTATGGAGGCCGTCCTCGAGGACTGCGTCATCCTGATCCACGAGAAGAAGCTCAGCAGCATGAAGGAGATGCTGCCGCTGCTGGAGCAGGTGGCCCAGGCAGGCAAGCCACTTCTCATCATTGCCGAGGAGGTGGAGGGCGAGGCTCTGGCCACGCTCGTGGTCAATAAGCTCCGCGGCACGCTGCACTGCGCGGCCGTGAAGGCCCCGGGCTTCGGCGACCGCCGCAAGGCCATGCTCGAGGACATCGCCACCGTGACGGGCGGGAAGGCCATCACCGAGGACCTGGGGATCAAGCTGGAGAACCTCAAGCTTGCGGACCTGGGCAAGGCCAAGAAGGTGGTGGTGGACAAGGACAACACCACGATCATCGAGGGGGGCGGCAAGACGAGCGCCATCGAGGGGCGCATCAAGCAGCTTCGGATGCAGATCGAGGAGTCCACCTCGGACTACGACAAAGAGAAGCTCCAGGAGCGGCTCGCCAAGCTGGCGGGCGGCGTCGCCATCGTCAAGGTCGGGGCCGCCACGGAGACCGCGATGAAGGAAAAGAAGGCGCGGGTCGAGGACGCCCTCAACGCCACTCGGGCGGCCGTGGAAGAGGGCATCGTGCCCGGCGGCGGGGTAGCGCTCCTCCGAGCCTCCAAGGCCCTCGACAGCCTCAGCCTCAAGCTTTCCGGCGACGAGGCGACCGGGGCCGAAATCGTGCGACGGGCTCTCGAGGAGCCAATCCGGCAGATCGTCCAGAACGCCGGGCTCGAGGGATCCGTCGTGGTCGAGAAGGTCAAGGCGGCCAAGGACGTGGCCTACGGCTTCGACGCCGAGTCGAACGAGTACGCCGACATGATGCAGACGGGAATCATCGACCCCACGAAGGTCGAGCGCATCGCGCTACAGAATGCGGCCTCGATCGCGTCCCTGCTCCTGACCACCGAGGCGCTCATCACGGACCTTCCGGAGAATGTGACGTCAGGCGGCATGCCACCTATGCCGCACGAAGACTACTAG
- a CDS encoding universal stress protein encodes MTAKRILVPLDGSEAAEMAAAVAADLARGSGGSVRLLQVSPVPEQRLGTAGRVVAYVDQEMERLEAEGRDYLEGVGARIAPVPSEIIVRFGKPTEEILVEADAFGADLIVLTTGRQGWLKRATGGGLGERILHAAPVPVVLVRAA; translated from the coding sequence ATGACAGCCAAGCGAATTCTCGTTCCACTGGATGGTAGTGAAGCGGCAGAAATGGCCGCGGCCGTGGCCGCCGATCTGGCCCGCGGCAGCGGTGGCAGCGTCCGTTTGCTCCAGGTCAGCCCGGTCCCCGAGCAACGACTCGGCACCGCAGGGCGCGTGGTCGCTTACGTCGATCAGGAGATGGAGCGGCTCGAAGCCGAGGGGCGGGACTATCTCGAAGGCGTGGGCGCGCGGATAGCGCCGGTGCCGTCCGAGATCATTGTGCGCTTCGGGAAGCCCACCGAGGAGATCCTCGTGGAGGCCGACGCCTTCGGCGCCGACCTGATCGTGCTGACGACCGGCCGGCAGGGCTGGCTCAAGCGCGCGACGGGCGGCGGTCTCGGCGAGCGCATCCTCCACGCCGCGCCCGTCCCGGTCGTCCTGGTGCGCGCGGCCTGA
- a CDS encoding adenylate/guanylate cyclase domain-containing protein, whose amino-acid sequence MECPRCQAENREGRRFCGQCGLSFASTCPSCGFLNEGSEKFCGGCGRSLASATGPAEPKFHSPQAYTPKYLAEKILTSRSALEGERKQVTVLFADLKGSMELLADRDPEEARKLLDPVLERMMEAVHRYEGTVNQVMGDGIMALFGAPVAHEDHAVRASYAALRMQELVKGYAEQAFRTHGVAVRIRVGLNSGEVVVRSIRSDLRMDYTAVGQTTHLAARMEQLAPPGAIWITAETLRLAENFVQVQPLGPVPVHGLDAPVEVYEVVGAGQVRTRFQAAALRGLSRFVGRDAEMEQLRAALEGARRGHGEVVAVVGEPGVGKSRLFHELIHSHRVAGCRTLQASSVAYGRTTSYLPVIDLLKAYLRIDERDDTRSIRAKATGHLLTLDEALKDVVPPVLWLLDALPEEDGLRDLEPPQRRQLTLDAVKRLLIRESRVQPLVIVLEDLHWIDPETQALLDSLVESVPAAPVLLLVNYRPEYSHGWTGKTYYRQLRIDPLPPESAEELLQALVGDGAELAPLKRLLIERTEGSPFFLEESVRTLVESGALAGERGAYGLIKDAQAIQVPATVQALLAGRIDRLPAEEKRLLQAASVIGKDVPFALLQAIVEEGEGDLRHGLAHLQAAEFLYEAHLFPELEYTFKHALTHEVAYASLLQERRLALHQRILEALERRPADQPSEEFDHLARHALGAEAWDKAARYLRQAARRTIARSSYGAAAGLLREALRALGRLPETSDILAQAIDARLELRVALTSLGRYQDVLAVMREAEGLATRLGDPARLGRVLADICARLRNVAGEHRQAIEVGRRALAIAAESDDRELELEAQYRTGQAYFAIGDYRQALDFLSRCAEGAGGSPRHPWPLFASWSHTWLALTLSSLGQFAEARSYAQEALRIAEGADHPFTLAEALTGVGSVSLAQGDLDPAIDALERARGLIRVWNLQPWAVLARLGYAYVLSARPLEARGLLEEVIQNATTMSSMGVGRAMQLAWLGEAYLREGRLDDARERAQQAVSLAQRHQERSHEAWSLRLLGEIASHRDPPDAETAEGYYREALALAGELGMRPLVAHCHFHLGKLFREIDRRDQAREHLTTATTMYREMDMRFWLDRAEVEIQELA is encoded by the coding sequence TTGGAGTGTCCGCGCTGTCAGGCTGAGAACCGCGAAGGACGCCGCTTCTGCGGCCAATGCGGTCTGTCCTTCGCCTCGACGTGCCCGTCTTGCGGTTTCCTGAACGAGGGGAGCGAGAAGTTCTGCGGGGGATGCGGCAGATCACTCGCCTCGGCCACCGGCCCCGCGGAGCCGAAGTTCCATTCTCCACAGGCCTACACGCCGAAGTACCTGGCCGAGAAGATCCTCACCTCGAGAAGCGCGCTGGAAGGTGAGCGCAAGCAGGTCACCGTCCTGTTTGCCGATCTCAAGGGCTCGATGGAGCTCCTGGCCGACCGCGATCCCGAGGAGGCGCGCAAGCTCCTCGACCCGGTTCTCGAGCGCATGATGGAGGCGGTCCACCGCTACGAGGGAACCGTGAACCAGGTCATGGGCGACGGGATCATGGCGCTGTTCGGGGCGCCCGTCGCCCACGAGGACCATGCTGTGCGCGCCTCCTACGCCGCCCTGCGCATGCAGGAGCTGGTGAAGGGTTACGCCGAACAGGCCTTCCGCACTCACGGGGTCGCGGTCAGGATCCGAGTGGGGCTGAACTCCGGAGAGGTCGTGGTTCGCTCCATTCGCTCGGATCTCCGCATGGACTACACGGCCGTGGGCCAGACCACCCACCTGGCCGCCCGCATGGAGCAGCTCGCCCCCCCGGGCGCCATCTGGATCACCGCCGAAACCCTCCGCCTGGCCGAGAACTTCGTGCAGGTCCAGCCCCTGGGGCCCGTGCCCGTGCATGGCCTCGATGCGCCCGTCGAGGTTTACGAGGTGGTCGGGGCGGGTCAGGTGAGAACACGGTTTCAAGCCGCTGCCCTTCGGGGCTTGAGCCGCTTCGTCGGGCGCGATGCCGAGATGGAGCAGCTCCGCGCAGCCCTCGAAGGGGCGCGGCGCGGCCACGGCGAGGTCGTGGCCGTCGTGGGCGAGCCGGGCGTGGGCAAGTCCCGGCTCTTCCACGAGCTGATTCACTCCCACCGTGTCGCGGGGTGCCGAACCCTCCAGGCCAGCTCTGTTGCCTATGGCCGGACCACCAGCTATCTCCCCGTCATCGATCTCCTGAAGGCCTATCTCCGTATCGACGAGCGTGACGACACCCGCTCGATACGCGCCAAGGCCACCGGGCATCTGCTCACGCTGGACGAGGCGCTCAAGGACGTGGTCCCGCCCGTTCTCTGGCTTCTCGACGCCCTGCCCGAGGAGGACGGCCTCCGGGACCTCGAGCCGCCCCAGCGCCGCCAGCTCACGCTCGATGCGGTGAAGCGCCTGCTCATTCGCGAGAGTCGGGTCCAGCCCCTCGTCATCGTGCTGGAGGACCTCCACTGGATCGACCCGGAGACGCAAGCCCTGCTCGATAGCCTGGTGGAGAGTGTGCCCGCGGCGCCCGTGCTGCTCCTCGTCAACTATCGTCCCGAGTACAGTCACGGCTGGACCGGCAAGACCTACTATCGCCAGCTCAGGATCGACCCGTTGCCCCCGGAGAGCGCCGAGGAGCTGCTCCAGGCCTTGGTGGGCGACGGCGCCGAGCTCGCCCCGCTCAAGCGCCTGCTGATCGAACGCACGGAGGGCAGCCCGTTCTTCCTGGAGGAGAGTGTCCGGACCCTGGTGGAGAGCGGGGCCCTCGCGGGCGAGCGCGGCGCCTACGGTCTGATCAAGGATGCCCAGGCAATCCAGGTCCCCGCGACCGTGCAGGCGCTGCTGGCCGGGCGGATCGACCGGCTCCCGGCGGAGGAAAAGCGCCTCCTCCAGGCCGCCTCTGTGATCGGCAAGGACGTGCCGTTTGCTCTGCTCCAGGCCATCGTCGAGGAAGGTGAGGGAGATCTCCGCCACGGTCTCGCGCACCTCCAGGCTGCCGAGTTCCTCTACGAGGCGCACCTCTTCCCGGAGCTCGAGTACACCTTCAAGCACGCGCTGACGCACGAAGTTGCCTACGCGAGCCTCTTGCAGGAGCGACGGCTGGCCCTGCACCAGAGGATTCTGGAAGCGCTGGAGCGCCGGCCCGCCGACCAGCCGAGCGAGGAGTTCGACCATCTCGCTCGCCATGCCCTCGGTGCCGAGGCGTGGGACAAAGCGGCCAGGTACCTTCGGCAGGCGGCACGAAGGACGATAGCCCGATCATCATATGGTGCGGCGGCCGGGTTGCTCCGGGAGGCCCTGCGGGCACTCGGGCGGCTGCCCGAGACCTCTGACATCCTCGCGCAGGCCATCGACGCACGACTCGAGTTGCGGGTCGCCCTCACATCACTCGGACGATACCAGGATGTTCTGGCCGTGATGCGCGAAGCGGAAGGCCTGGCGACCAGGCTCGGCGATCCTGCCCGCCTCGGGCGGGTCCTGGCCGATATCTGCGCGCGGCTCAGGAACGTCGCTGGCGAGCACCGTCAAGCCATCGAGGTGGGGCGTCGCGCCCTCGCCATCGCGGCCGAGAGTGACGATCGAGAGCTCGAGCTCGAGGCCCAGTACCGCACCGGTCAGGCCTACTTCGCCATCGGCGACTACCGCCAGGCCCTCGACTTCCTTTCGCGGTGCGCGGAGGGCGCGGGTGGGAGCCCCCGTCACCCGTGGCCGCTCTTCGCCTCGTGGTCACACACTTGGCTCGCCCTCACCCTCTCGAGTCTTGGGCAATTCGCTGAGGCGAGGTCGTACGCCCAGGAGGCACTCAGGATCGCCGAAGGCGCTGACCACCCATTTACGCTTGCCGAGGCCCTGACAGGCGTCGGGAGCGTGTCCCTCGCTCAGGGTGATCTCGATCCAGCCATCGATGCGCTGGAACGCGCGCGCGGCCTCATTCGCGTGTGGAACCTCCAGCCCTGGGCGGTCCTCGCTCGTCTCGGATACGCGTACGTGCTCTCCGCGCGTCCGCTCGAGGCTCGGGGCCTTCTCGAAGAGGTGATACAGAACGCAACGACGATGAGCTCGATGGGCGTGGGACGGGCGATGCAGCTGGCGTGGCTCGGCGAGGCATACCTGCGCGAAGGGCGCCTCGACGATGCCCGGGAACGTGCGCAGCAGGCCGTCTCCCTGGCCCAGCGCCATCAGGAGCGCAGTCACGAGGCGTGGAGCCTCCGCCTGCTCGGCGAAATCGCCTCCCATCGCGATCCTCCCGATGCCGAGACGGCGGAAGGTTACTACCGCGAGGCCTTGGCCTTGGCCGGCGAGCTCGGCATGCGTCCGCTCGTCGCCCACTGTCACTTCCACCTGGGCAAGCTCTTCCGGGAGATCGACCGGCGGGACCAGGCTCGAGAGCATCTGACGACGGCGACGACCATGTACCGCGAGATGGACATGCGCTTCTGGCTGGATCGGGCGGAGGTGGAGATCCAGGAGCTGGCGTGA